The Streptomyces sp. NBC_00483 genome contains the following window.
CGACCCCGGTGCCGATCAGCATCTGCGCCTCGCCGATGAGGCGGACGGTGCCGTCGTCGTGGGTGTGGCTGTAGACCTTCGGCCACAGGGTGCGGCGGTTCCAGTCGTCGATCGACTCGAGCAGCTGCGGCTTGATCTCGATGCCGTGCGGCCGGTCGTAGAACGTCCGCACCGAGAAGACCTGCTGGTCGTCCTCGCCGCGGAACATGAAGTACGTACGGAACTCCTCCCACGGCGCCGCGAGGTCACCCTCCTCGTCGGTGACGTACTTGAGCTCCATCTGCTCCAGAAGCTGCTTGACCAGGTCCTGGTCGGGAACGACGGGACCGGCCGGTCCCGCTCCCTCTTGCGGGTCGGGCTGTCCCCCGAAATTGGGAATCGAGGACGGGTCGATGCTCACTTGCTTGGTCCCTTCGTATGGATGCCGCCATCCTCTCCCACCGAGGCCCCCCAAGGGCAAGCCCGCGCCCCTTCGCAGGGGCGCGGGCGTTTCGCGGCGGGCGGACTACAGCGTCTTCCCCGTCGCCGGCCCCACGGTCAACCCGTCGCCGAACGCGTCGACGCGGACCGTGTCGCCGTCCTTGACCTCGCCGGAGAGGATCTCCTTGGCGAGGCGGTCGCCGATGGCGGTTTGGATCAGGCGGCGCAGGGGGCGGGCGCCGTAGGCCGGGTCGTTGCCCTCGTCGGCGAGCCAGGCCAGGGCCTCGTCGGAGACGTCCAGGGTGAGGCGGCGGTCGGCGAGGCGCTTCGCGAGGCGGTTCAGCTGGAGGCGGGCGATGCGGGAGAGCTCGTCCTTGTCCAGGGCCGAGAAGACCACCAGGTCGTCGAGGCGGTTGAGGAATTCGGGCTTGAAGGACGCCCGGACGACTTCGAGGACTTGTTGCTTCTTCTCTTCCGCCGAGGTGAGCGGTTCGACCAGGTACTGGCTGCCCAGGTTCGACGTCAGGACGAGGATCGTGTTGCGGAAGTCGACCGTGTGGCCCTGGCCGTCGGTGAGGCGGCCGTCGTCGAGGACCTGGAGGAGGATGTCGAAGACCTCGGGGTGGGCCTTCTCGACCTCGTCCAGGAGGACGACGGAGTACGGGCGGCGGCGGACCGCCTCGGTGAGCTGGCCGCCCTCCTCGTAGCCGACGTAGCCGGGCGGGGCGCCGACCAGGCGGGCGACGCTGTGCTTCTCGCCGTACTCCGACATGTCGATGCGGATCATGGCCCGCTCGTCGTCGAAGAGGAAGTCGGCGAGGGCCTTGGCGAGTTCGGTCTTGCCGACGCCCGTCGGGCCGAGGAAGAG
Protein-coding sequences here:
- a CDS encoding YbjN domain-containing protein; this encodes MSIDPSSIPNFGGQPDPQEGAGPAGPVVPDQDLVKQLLEQMELKYVTDEEGDLAAPWEEFRTYFMFRGEDDQQVFSVRTFYDRPHGIEIKPQLLESIDDWNRRTLWPKVYSHTHDDGTVRLIGEAQMLIGTGVALEHFVSSTVSWVRAAIEFDRWLVEQLGLEADVDSAEKPEDGDDSQ